A window of the Ostrea edulis chromosome 1, xbOstEdul1.1, whole genome shotgun sequence genome harbors these coding sequences:
- the LOC125682296 gene encoding dysbindin protein homolog, translating into MSVFESIKAGLKSFTSRDTSGESTAQYSKTSFNLDAGADLLQRYQLIWKELHENTEENAKQAEEVDILVNKLYVEYDRQNEILGKLHEGVKTLPLILTQLQSLTDVLAILDEEYDHVEAALLQLENIIEDQELQAAKLVDSQKLAAYRDRKMDELEKFKVQIAKDHVSKLQKVEKHKQIKLKERQEAFQDAFDQDVDFYRTHGRLERLSVSSTDSGKKADLGDIVVDSDHGELDEFLDDADFTPSADAVTQSADKTDETISDDEDLVVVRSSDDVDIEDEYYEDDLGASHGDQEHQLDSEDVTEESDIEKTEAGKPENKN; encoded by the exons ATGAGCGTGTTTGAGTCTATAAAAGCGGG actGAAGTCTTTTACGTCACGTGACACTAGTGGCGAGTCCACAGCCCAGTATTCAAAAACCTCCTTTAATTTAGACGCAGGAGCTGATTTACTTCAAAG GTATCAGTTAATATGGAAAGAACTCCATGAAAATACAGAGGAAAATGCCAAACAGGCTGAG gaagttgatattttggtgaacaAGCTATATGTGGAATATGATAGACAGAATGAAATTCTTGGCAAGCTTCACGAAGGAGTAAAAACATTGCCTCTTATTCTAACTCAACTCCAAAGTCTGACAGATGTTTTAG CTATACTGGATGAGGAATATGACCATGTGGAAGCAGCATTATTACAGCTAGAAAATATTATTGAGGACCAAGAACTACAGGCAGCCAAACTAGTAGACTCCCAAAAGTTGGCTGCCTATCGTGACAGAAAAATGGACGAGTTGGAGAAATTTAAAG TGCAAATTGCCAAAGATCATGTGTCCAAGCTTCAAAAAGtagaaaaacataaacaaataaaactgAAAGAGAGACAAGAGGCCTTCCAGGATGCCTTTGACCAAGATGTAGACTTTTACAGAACACATGGCAGATTAGAAC GTTTGTCAGTATCCAGTACAGACAGTGGAAAGAAAGCTGATCTAGGAGATATAGTAGTAGATTCTGACCATGGAGAGTTAGACGAATTCCTCGATGACGCGGACTTCACACCCTCTGCTGATGCAG tAACACAATCAGCAGATAAGACAGATGAAACAATCAGCGATGACGAAGATCTAGTTGTTGTAAGGAGTTCTGATGATGTGGATATTGAGGATGAATATTATGAGGATGATCTTGGGGCCTCCCATGGGGACCAGGAGCATCAGCTAGATTCCGAGGATGTGACAGAGGAGAGTGATATAGAGAAAACAGAAGCAGGCAAACCCGagaacaaaaattaa